The stretch of DNA AGAAGAGGCTCAAGCGGGAAGGATTTTAGCCGCTTCGGTCCGTGACCGCGGTGGAATCAGAAAAATTTCGTTATCTCCGCGTCGCCGTCGATCAAACGGTGAAAATTCTCTTCGACGGCTTGCGCGACCGCTTCGGGCGTCGTTTGTTTCAATGCGGCGATTTCCTCGACCACGTCGAGGACGATCGCCGGCATGCCCATCGTGCCATTCAGCCATTGAAGCCCGCCAGGGTTGTCGGTCTCGGTAAGAATTTGCCACAGCGGAACCGCGCGCGCGATTTGACGGATTTTTTCCG from Candidatus Binatia bacterium encodes:
- a CDS encoding TatD family hydrolase — protein: EKIRQIARAVPLWQILTETDNPGGLQWLNGTMGMPAIVLDVVEEIAALKQTTPEAVAQAVEENFHRLIDGDAEITKFF